In a genomic window of Hyphomonas sp.:
- a CDS encoding efflux RND transporter permease subunit — MTRIVEGAIGRARMVLSILICAIIAGTATYVGLPKEADPDIPIPFVGITVPLAGVTPEDAERLLVKPIEQEIQSLEGLKTFIGIGAEGAGQLILEFEIDSDIDQAVLDVKDKVDLAKRFFPDDAREPIITEVNASQFPIMVVNLFGQAPERGLNDIAETLQDLLERNPGILEANIIGQREDVLEIVVDPVKLETYNLSYQDIYAVVTANNQLVPAGQIDTGEGSFAVKVPGLIRTAQDALNLPVKRSETATVTLSDVAEIRRTYKDATGYATFNGAPALQLQIVKRSGANILDTANFVRDTVAAQKESWPSTVDVRITSDASELIGDQLGQLQNSIITAVVLVMIICVAALGLRSALLVGISIPASFVMAFLLLGAFGYTINMMVMFGMVIAVGILVDGAIVVTEYADRKMAEGLNRKDAYGMAGKRMFWPVVASTATTLAAFVPFLFWNSMPGKFMAYLPITLIFVLSASLVMALIFLPVLGSVIGARPGGTDESLAALAADADPEAATGWLGGYVRLLKSLIARPLAVTGVAIAGVIAIFIWFGSTPHKSELFLDVEPEQAFVFVQAQGSLSTAEQLSLVKRAEAAITGMDGVKDISTEAGGSGGAIFSPDGSSSKPIDTVGQLLIDLATADGVHNGRRTLANIRERLSQVPGLRFEIAAREQGPPSGKDVQIALLSEDAAALNSTARLVRDYLETRPDLREVEDTRPLPGIEYQLEVDRAEAGKYGLDISQVGAAVQLITEGVLVGRYRPDDAQDEVDIRVRFPQADRSASAIDDLRIATPRGNVPLSLFVERVPAPRVSQITRRDGARVIDVRANAVEQGAGAAIVEEIKTWIAQQDIPGTVEVRFEGADEDSADAAAFFQGALLAMLFMMAIILLWEFNNFWQVFLTLTAVIMSTAGVVIGIQLILPYVSQLMIGTGIVALAGIVVNNNIVLIDTYNRLLSDGRTPEEAAIATAAQRIRPILLTTGTTICGLLPMIIQMNVNFFEGSINFGGASSEWWVQLATAVVFGLGFSTLMILLVTPVWLLAPHRVRRWAGRMKDRVRGKRAARRQSAAPQSANENDPASQSLPAAE, encoded by the coding sequence ATGACCCGCATCGTCGAAGGCGCCATTGGCCGCGCCCGGATGGTTCTGTCCATCCTGATCTGCGCGATCATCGCCGGCACCGCCACCTATGTCGGCCTGCCCAAGGAAGCCGACCCGGACATTCCGATCCCGTTTGTCGGCATCACCGTGCCGCTCGCCGGCGTGACGCCGGAAGACGCCGAACGCCTTCTGGTCAAGCCGATCGAGCAGGAAATCCAGTCCCTTGAAGGCCTCAAGACCTTTATCGGGATCGGGGCCGAGGGGGCCGGCCAGCTGATCCTCGAATTCGAGATCGACTCCGACATCGACCAGGCCGTTCTGGATGTGAAGGACAAGGTCGACCTCGCCAAACGCTTCTTCCCGGACGATGCCCGCGAGCCGATCATCACCGAGGTGAATGCCTCGCAATTCCCGATCATGGTGGTGAACCTGTTCGGCCAGGCGCCGGAACGGGGCCTCAACGACATCGCCGAAACCCTGCAGGACCTGCTGGAACGAAATCCCGGCATTCTCGAGGCCAACATCATCGGCCAGCGCGAGGATGTGCTGGAAATCGTTGTCGATCCGGTGAAGCTCGAAACCTACAATCTGTCCTATCAGGACATCTACGCCGTCGTGACGGCCAACAACCAGCTCGTTCCGGCCGGCCAGATCGATACCGGCGAAGGCAGTTTCGCCGTGAAGGTGCCCGGCCTGATCCGCACCGCACAGGACGCCTTGAACCTGCCGGTCAAACGCTCCGAAACGGCAACCGTCACCCTGTCGGACGTGGCCGAAATCCGCCGCACCTACAAGGATGCCACTGGCTATGCCACCTTCAATGGCGCGCCTGCCCTCCAGCTGCAGATCGTGAAACGCTCCGGTGCCAACATTCTCGACACCGCCAATTTCGTGCGCGACACGGTCGCCGCGCAGAAGGAGTCATGGCCCAGCACGGTCGATGTCCGCATCACGTCCGATGCCTCCGAACTGATCGGGGACCAGCTGGGGCAGCTGCAGAACTCCATCATCACCGCCGTCGTGCTGGTGATGATCATCTGTGTCGCGGCGCTCGGCCTGCGCTCTGCGCTCCTCGTCGGCATTTCCATTCCGGCCTCCTTCGTGATGGCCTTCCTTCTGCTCGGCGCCTTCGGCTACACGATCAACATGATGGTCATGTTCGGCATGGTCATCGCGGTCGGCATCCTGGTGGATGGCGCCATCGTCGTGACCGAATATGCCGACCGGAAAATGGCCGAGGGCCTGAACCGGAAGGACGCCTATGGCATGGCCGGCAAGCGCATGTTCTGGCCGGTCGTCGCCTCCACCGCCACCACACTGGCCGCCTTCGTGCCCTTCCTGTTCTGGAATTCCATGCCCGGCAAGTTTATGGCCTATCTGCCGATCACGCTGATCTTCGTCCTGTCGGCCTCGCTGGTCATGGCATTGATCTTCCTGCCGGTGCTGGGCTCTGTCATTGGGGCGCGCCCCGGCGGCACCGATGAAAGCCTTGCCGCGCTGGCAGCCGATGCCGATCCCGAAGCCGCCACCGGCTGGCTCGGCGGCTATGTCCGCCTGCTCAAATCCCTCATCGCGCGGCCCCTGGCCGTGACCGGTGTCGCCATTGCCGGCGTGATCGCCATCTTCATCTGGTTCGGCTCCACACCGCACAAATCCGAACTGTTCTTGGACGTCGAGCCGGAACAGGCCTTCGTCTTTGTCCAGGCCCAGGGCAGCCTGTCCACAGCGGAACAATTGTCTCTGGTCAAGCGCGCCGAAGCGGCCATTACTGGCATGGACGGCGTCAAGGACATCTCGACCGAGGCGGGCGGGTCCGGCGGCGCAATCTTTTCGCCGGACGGATCGTCCAGCAAGCCCATCGATACGGTCGGCCAGCTCCTGATCGACCTTGCCACCGCAGACGGCGTGCACAATGGCCGTCGCACGCTCGCAAACATCCGTGAACGGCTCAGCCAGGTGCCCGGCCTGCGCTTCGAGATTGCGGCCCGCGAACAGGGGCCGCCATCGGGCAAGGACGTCCAGATCGCGCTGCTCTCCGAAGACGCCGCTGCGCTCAATTCAACCGCACGCCTTGTGCGCGACTATCTCGAAACCCGGCCGGACCTGCGCGAAGTCGAGGACACGCGCCCCCTGCCCGGCATCGAATACCAGCTCGAAGTCGACCGTGCCGAAGCCGGCAAGTACGGCCTCGACATCAGCCAGGTCGGCGCCGCCGTCCAGTTGATCACGGAAGGCGTTCTCGTCGGGCGCTACCGCCCGGATGACGCGCAGGACGAAGTCGATATCCGCGTGCGCTTCCCGCAGGCAGACCGCAGCGCCAGCGCGATCGACGATCTGCGCATCGCCACGCCGCGCGGTAATGTGCCCCTCTCCCTGTTTGTCGAGCGTGTGCCCGCGCCGCGCGTCAGCCAGATCACGCGCCGCGACGGGGCACGTGTGATCGATGTACGCGCCAACGCCGTTGAACAGGGCGCAGGCGCGGCCATTGTCGAAGAGATCAAGACCTGGATCGCTCAGCAGGACATTCCCGGTACGGTCGAAGTGCGCTTTGAAGGCGCAGACGAGGACAGTGCAGACGCTGCGGCCTTCTTCCAGGGCGCACTTCTGGCCATGCTGTTCATGATGGCCATCATTCTCCTGTGGGAGTTCAACAATTTCTGGCAGGTCTTCCTGACCCTGACGGCTGTCATCATGTCAACGGCTGGCGTGGTGATCGGCATCCAGCTGATCCTGCCCTATGTCTCGCAGCTGATGATCGGCACTGGCATCGTCGCACTGGCCGGCATTGTGGTGAACAACAATATCGTGCTGATCGACACCTATAATCGACTGCTCAGCGACGGCCGCACCCCGGAAGAAGCCGCCATCGCGACAGCCGCCCAGCGGATCCGCCCGATCCTGCTGACAACCGGCACGACGATCTGCGGCCTGCTGCCGATGATCATCCAGATGAATGTCAATTTCTTCGAAGGCTCCATCAATTTCGGCGGCGCAAGTTCCGAATGGTGGGTCCAGCTGGCCACGGCCGTGGTGTTCGGCCTCGGCTTCTCGACCCTGATGATCCTTCTGGTGACGCCGGTCTGGCTTCTGGCCCCGCACCGGGTCAGGCGCTGGGCGGGCCGGATGAAGGATCGCGTTCGCGGCAAGCGCGCCGCGCGGCGCCAGTCGGCAGCGCCGCAATCGGCGAACGAGAATGATCCCGCCAGCCAATCCCTGCCGGCGGCCGAATAG
- a CDS encoding efflux RND transporter periplasmic adaptor subunit, producing MNRSVKIAIAIFVGLLAWFVVRSVIRGDISTQQEEVRATQDTAAPEAVTFTVSAQTHGIRLKSKGLTEPDKSVTVKAGTAGNVVSTPVREGTRVSRGTLLCGLDVEARAARLEEAEARRDAARIDFEAARTLAEKGLAPANNEAAAKAALDAAEASVNAARVELSKTQIRAPFDGIFETRLAEAGDYLSPGQACGTMVDMDPVIVAVEVAEANAGQLKTGMTGTARLPSGKTYPASLRYVSRTAQEGTRTFRIEAELDTGDDPVAAGVTAELFIPMGEVPATLISPGLLTLSDAGDLGVRYVDDQNIVRFAPIAVIDETPEGAWVTGLPSPARLIAIGQDYLAEGVEVRPAPQGGAQP from the coding sequence GTGAACCGATCCGTTAAAATTGCCATCGCCATCTTCGTCGGCCTTCTGGCCTGGTTTGTTGTCCGCAGTGTGATCCGCGGTGACATCAGCACCCAGCAGGAAGAAGTCCGCGCGACCCAGGACACGGCGGCCCCGGAGGCCGTGACGTTCACCGTCTCTGCCCAGACCCATGGCATCCGGCTCAAGTCCAAGGGGCTGACCGAGCCCGACAAGTCCGTCACCGTGAAAGCCGGAACGGCAGGCAATGTCGTGTCGACCCCGGTGCGCGAAGGCACGCGCGTCTCCCGCGGCACGCTTCTGTGTGGGCTGGACGTGGAAGCGCGTGCGGCACGGCTGGAAGAAGCCGAAGCCCGCCGCGACGCGGCACGGATCGATTTCGAGGCGGCCAGAACCCTGGCGGAAAAGGGACTTGCCCCGGCCAACAATGAAGCAGCCGCCAAGGCGGCGCTGGATGCGGCCGAAGCCTCCGTGAACGCTGCCCGCGTGGAATTGTCCAAGACACAGATCCGCGCCCCCTTTGACGGCATTTTCGAAACGCGCCTTGCCGAGGCCGGTGACTATCTCTCACCCGGGCAGGCCTGCGGCACCATGGTCGACATGGATCCGGTGATCGTCGCAGTGGAAGTGGCCGAGGCGAATGCCGGCCAGCTGAAGACCGGCATGACCGGCACGGCGCGCCTGCCGAGCGGCAAGACCTATCCCGCCAGCCTGCGCTATGTGTCCCGCACGGCGCAGGAAGGCACCCGCACCTTCCGCATCGAGGCAGAACTCGATACCGGCGACGATCCGGTCGCCGCCGGCGTCACGGCCGAACTCTTCATCCCGATGGGCGAGGTGCCCGCCACGCTGATCTCGCCGGGCCTGCTGACCCTGTCCGATGCCGGCGATCTGGGCGTGCGCTATGTCGACGATCAGAACATTGTCCGCTTTGCGCCGATCGCCGTGATCGACGAGACACCGGAAGGCGCCTGGGTCACGGGCCTGCCATCCCCCGCCCGGCTGATCGCGATTGGCCAGGACTATCTGGCCGAGGGCGTCGAAGTCCGTCCGGCACCGCAGGGCGGGGCCCAGCCATGA
- a CDS encoding zinc transporter ZntB, with the protein MAAPAPPAPDTGNAPLVFGYGFGVDGTATALTWADVINGRLTEFSRYWLHLNRRSPDVRDWLAGRSGLDALATEALLQEDTRPRAVRHGAGFLVNFRGMNLNEGEALEDMLALRMWASDTALITLRAKPIRGARDVETQIRDGKAPHSTGGLIAALADALTDRMEPEVSRFDEQADQFEEDLLDPAIKLPRSTLSEFRRRVLQVRRYILPQREALAQLVREGAQSGLFTDHDLLYLRESADRVTRLAEELDTIRDRSSVLQEQVIEERAEVMNQRLFVLSILSAVFLPISFVTGLFGVNVGGMPGVESSTAFALLVLGLLGTTLLLVIILRWRRWI; encoded by the coding sequence ATGGCAGCGCCTGCCCCCCCGGCTCCAGACACCGGCAATGCCCCGCTCGTCTTCGGTTACGGATTCGGCGTCGATGGCACCGCCACGGCGCTGACCTGGGCAGACGTCATCAATGGCCGGCTGACAGAGTTCAGCCGCTACTGGCTGCACCTCAATCGCCGGTCGCCCGATGTACGCGACTGGCTGGCGGGCCGCAGCGGGCTGGACGCGCTGGCAACCGAAGCGCTGCTGCAGGAAGACACGCGGCCCCGCGCCGTGCGGCACGGGGCGGGGTTCCTCGTCAACTTTCGGGGCATGAACCTGAATGAGGGCGAAGCGCTGGAAGACATGCTCGCCTTGCGCATGTGGGCCAGTGACACGGCACTGATCACGCTCCGGGCCAAACCCATCCGGGGTGCCCGGGATGTGGAAACCCAGATCAGGGACGGCAAGGCCCCCCACTCCACCGGCGGGCTGATTGCGGCACTGGCTGATGCCCTGACCGACCGCATGGAGCCGGAAGTCTCGCGCTTCGATGAACAGGCCGACCAGTTCGAGGAAGACCTGCTCGATCCGGCCATCAAGCTGCCACGCTCCACGCTGTCGGAATTCCGGCGTCGCGTGCTGCAGGTCCGGCGCTATATCCTGCCGCAACGCGAAGCCCTCGCCCAGCTGGTGCGGGAGGGCGCACAGTCCGGCCTGTTCACGGATCATGACCTGCTCTACCTGCGGGAATCCGCAGACCGTGTGACGCGCCTGGCCGAAGAACTCGATACCATTCGGGACCGGTCCTCGGTGTTGCAGGAACAGGTGATCGAGGAACGCGCCGAAGTGATGAACCAGCGCCTGTTCGTGCTGTCCATCCTGTCAGCGGTGTTCCTGCCCATCAGCTTCGTAACCGGCCTGTTCGGCGTGAATGTCGGCGGCATGCCGGGCGTGGAGAGCTCCACCGCCTTTGCCCTGCTCGTCCTCGGACTGCTCGGCACCACGCTGCTCCTCGTGATCATCCTGCGCTGGCGGCGCTGGATCTGA
- a CDS encoding amidase family protein, translated as MTRFSRREALFGGAAVAALAACGQKAADTLTPATSPVAAKAVPPAGWESGLTIAGRIKTGETTSLAEVDKAIARAKAVNGQINAIATDSFTQARLDAESPLDGPFSGVPTFIKDLVGWKGTQSLWGSRAFVGNISETDSPFAASWREAGVVSLGKSTTPEVGLISSTEPLVTGATRNPWDLSRIPGGSSGGAAALVAARVVPFAHASDGGGSIRIPASTCGVFGLKPSRGRLDKRTPADAPPVDIAVNHAVTITVRDSIELLRVAEVNDGTYTPLAEIAPLDRPLRIGFAPDTISGTRVSPETTAALEDVAQLCRELGHDVVDFTVPINGEEFTDRFLLYWAAGAASFTQAASAYSGKPVGPDIVEPWTLGLATMFQARQAEMPETVEYLLAFEAAYNEWFSNIDVLLTPVTGSPAVPIGEQAPDGDFDKVMENVLNFAAFTAPMNVAGAASMSVPLSWSSGGLPIGSMFSAKRGEDALLFELALQLEMARPWISRTPPVSAL; from the coding sequence ATGACCAGATTTTCTCGGCGCGAAGCCTTGTTCGGAGGCGCAGCCGTGGCAGCGCTTGCAGCCTGCGGCCAGAAGGCTGCCGATACGCTGACACCCGCCACAAGTCCGGTCGCCGCCAAGGCAGTGCCGCCGGCAGGGTGGGAAAGCGGCCTGACCATTGCGGGCCGCATCAAGACGGGCGAAACAACCTCGTTGGCAGAGGTCGACAAGGCCATCGCGCGGGCAAAGGCCGTGAATGGCCAGATCAATGCCATCGCGACCGATTCCTTCACGCAGGCACGCCTCGATGCGGAATCCCCGCTGGACGGGCCCTTCAGCGGCGTACCCACCTTCATCAAGGATCTCGTCGGCTGGAAAGGCACCCAATCCCTGTGGGGCAGCCGGGCGTTCGTGGGCAATATCTCCGAGACAGACTCGCCCTTCGCGGCCTCATGGCGCGAAGCGGGTGTGGTCTCCCTCGGCAAGTCTACGACCCCGGAAGTGGGTCTGATCTCGTCGACCGAACCCCTTGTCACAGGCGCCACGCGCAACCCCTGGGACCTTTCCCGCATCCCGGGCGGGTCTTCCGGCGGCGCCGCTGCCCTGGTCGCGGCCCGCGTTGTGCCCTTCGCCCATGCCAGTGACGGGGGTGGCTCCATCCGCATCCCGGCATCCACTTGCGGCGTGTTCGGCCTGAAGCCGTCCCGGGGGCGTCTGGACAAGCGCACCCCCGCAGACGCGCCGCCGGTCGATATCGCCGTCAATCATGCCGTCACGATCACGGTGCGCGATTCCATCGAACTACTCCGGGTCGCCGAAGTGAATGATGGCACCTATACGCCACTGGCCGAGATTGCTCCGCTGGACCGCCCGTTGCGGATCGGTTTTGCGCCGGACACGATCAGCGGCACCCGTGTTTCGCCAGAAACCACCGCCGCGCTGGAAGACGTGGCGCAGCTGTGCCGTGAGCTCGGCCATGACGTCGTGGACTTCACGGTGCCAATCAATGGAGAAGAATTCACCGACCGGTTCCTGCTCTACTGGGCCGCGGGGGCAGCCTCCTTCACTCAGGCCGCCAGCGCCTATTCCGGAAAACCCGTCGGGCCCGACATCGTCGAGCCGTGGACGCTCGGCCTTGCCACCATGTTCCAGGCCCGACAGGCCGAGATGCCGGAAACGGTCGAATACCTCCTCGCCTTCGAGGCCGCCTACAATGAATGGTTCAGCAACATCGACGTTTTGCTCACACCGGTCACCGGCAGCCCGGCCGTTCCGATTGGCGAACAGGCGCCCGATGGCGATTTCGACAAGGTGATGGAAAATGTCCTGAACTTCGCCGCCTTCACCGCGCCGATGAATGTTGCTGGCGCTGCATCCATGAGTGTCCCGCTGTCCTGGTCGTCCGGCGGCTTGCCTATCGGCTCCATGTTCTCGGCGAAGCGCGGAGAAGACGCGTTACTGTTCGAACTTGCCCTGCAGCTTGAAATGGCCCGCCCCTGGATTTCCCGCACCCCACCGGTCTCGGCGCTCTGA
- a CDS encoding superoxide dismutase family protein has protein sequence MTRTAIACLAVALAACGQQGATPQEMPEDSNGLPTAQDMPGPDEGVFPSMMTASATLVGSEGTEIGTARFLDGPNGELIRIELDPGSLSPGWHGLHLHAVGTCEDVGKFTASGGHHGKVEGAHGLLNPKGPEAGDLPNIWVAGDGSAGYEAFTRLTALDSLLDEDGSAIIIHEAEDDHLTQPIGGAGARVACGVIQ, from the coding sequence ATGACCCGAACTGCCATCGCCTGCCTCGCCGTCGCCCTTGCTGCGTGCGGACAACAGGGCGCGACACCCCAGGAAATGCCCGAGGACTCAAACGGCCTGCCCACGGCGCAGGACATGCCGGGCCCCGATGAAGGTGTGTTCCCGTCGATGATGACTGCGTCCGCCACGCTGGTCGGCAGCGAAGGCACGGAGATCGGCACGGCCCGGTTCCTGGATGGTCCGAACGGCGAACTGATCCGCATCGAGCTCGATCCCGGCAGCCTGAGCCCGGGCTGGCACGGCCTGCACCTGCATGCGGTGGGTACCTGCGAGGATGTCGGCAAGTTCACCGCTTCCGGCGGCCATCATGGCAAGGTCGAAGGCGCGCATGGCCTGCTGAACCCGAAAGGGCCCGAAGCGGGCGACCTGCCGAATATATGGGTCGCGGGAGACGGCTCTGCCGGGTACGAGGCGTTCACACGCCTGACCGCACTCGATTCGCTGCTCGACGAAGACGGGTCGGCCATCATCATTCACGAAGCCGAAGACGACCACCTGACCCAGCCCATTGGCGGCGCTGGTGCGCGGGTGGCCTGCGGCGTGATTCAATAG
- a CDS encoding TlyA family RNA methyltransferase yields MKDRADKLLVSLGLFESRAAARAAIEAGRVTAAGVRVAKPSQTLSSDDDITATPAHPYVSRGGLKLAHGLAVFGVDPAGRCCLDIGASTGGFTDVLLRAGARHVVAVDVGRGQFHHSLAGDPRVTSLEAQDARTLTARLVGEAPTLLVCDASFIALEKLLAVPLSLADRAAEFVGLFKPQFQVGREHVGKGGLVTDREASDRAAEAIASWMAGQGWPIRAWTESPITGGDGNAERLFHAVRA; encoded by the coding sequence GTGAAGGATCGTGCGGATAAATTACTCGTAAGCCTTGGCCTGTTCGAAAGCCGGGCTGCTGCCCGGGCCGCCATCGAGGCCGGCCGGGTGACAGCGGCAGGCGTCCGTGTCGCAAAGCCGTCCCAAACGCTGTCGAGCGATGACGATATCACCGCAACACCAGCGCATCCCTATGTGTCGCGTGGCGGTCTGAAACTGGCCCATGGACTTGCCGTGTTCGGTGTGGATCCGGCGGGGCGTTGCTGCCTCGATATCGGCGCGTCCACCGGCGGCTTTACCGATGTCCTCTTGCGGGCAGGGGCGCGGCATGTCGTGGCAGTGGATGTGGGACGAGGCCAGTTCCATCATTCGCTGGCCGGCGATCCCCGCGTGACCAGCCTGGAGGCGCAGGATGCCAGAACCCTGACAGCACGTCTTGTGGGTGAGGCGCCGACGCTGCTGGTCTGCGATGCCAGTTTTATTGCATTGGAGAAATTGCTGGCGGTACCCTTGTCGCTGGCGGACCGGGCTGCGGAATTTGTCGGCCTGTTCAAGCCGCAATTTCAGGTCGGCCGCGAGCATGTGGGCAAGGGCGGCCTCGTCACCGACCGGGAGGCCTCAGACCGGGCGGCCGAAGCGATTGCAAGCTGGATGGCGGGGCAGGGCTGGCCCATTCGGGCCTGGACCGAAAGCCCGATCACGGGCGGCGACGGCAACGCCGAGCGCCTGTTCCATGCGGTACGGGCCTAG
- a CDS encoding class I SAM-dependent methyltransferase, with product MSVFDLATRTVGRARYAAAQGLRSAWYGTQMGAARRSATGFDRPGEPAFRPTRGKPDLTVLRRAYLDLFIQDRLNVEAGLYPAPKDVRLKDLPRALRSARAFLDDVAEVDRRRLERNGTEVRQQVPDGQNRYPAYYLQNFHYQSGGWFTEDSADLYDTQVEALFTGTADAMRRAVLAEISREMKGRDQRRISLLDVACGNGRFLSQVMQVYPKLKATGLDLSPTYTDAARTRLAPWKQVEILHEAAETMPLEDDSQDLIVSIFLFHELPPRVRPLVLAEMRRVLKPGGLLIIADSAQFGDYPEMDGLLEYFPHGFHEPYYKGYLSWDVRKACESAELLPERQSLAFLTKISSFRRES from the coding sequence ATGAGCGTGTTTGATCTAGCCACCCGTACTGTGGGCCGCGCGCGCTATGCCGCCGCGCAGGGGCTTCGGTCAGCCTGGTATGGCACCCAAATGGGCGCGGCCCGACGCAGCGCCACCGGGTTTGACCGCCCCGGGGAGCCCGCGTTCCGGCCGACCCGGGGGAAGCCAGACCTGACTGTCCTGCGCCGGGCGTATCTGGATCTGTTCATACAGGATCGGCTGAATGTCGAGGCGGGTCTGTATCCCGCACCAAAGGATGTGCGCCTGAAAGACCTGCCAAGGGCGTTGCGGTCGGCGCGGGCTTTCCTAGACGATGTGGCAGAGGTGGATCGCCGCCGTCTGGAGCGAAACGGGACCGAAGTGCGCCAGCAAGTGCCGGACGGCCAGAACCGGTATCCGGCTTATTATCTGCAGAATTTTCACTATCAGTCGGGCGGCTGGTTCACCGAGGACAGTGCAGACCTGTACGACACACAGGTGGAAGCCCTGTTCACAGGCACGGCCGATGCGATGCGGCGGGCGGTCCTGGCCGAGATCTCCCGGGAGATGAAGGGCCGCGACCAGCGCAGGATCAGCCTGCTGGATGTGGCATGCGGCAATGGCCGGTTCCTGTCGCAGGTGATGCAGGTTTATCCGAAGCTGAAGGCGACCGGTCTGGATTTGTCGCCGACCTATACAGACGCGGCGCGCACGCGGCTCGCGCCATGGAAACAGGTCGAGATCCTGCATGAGGCGGCGGAAACCATGCCGCTCGAAGATGACAGCCAGGACCTGATCGTGTCGATCTTCCTGTTCCATGAATTGCCGCCGCGCGTGCGCCCGCTCGTGCTGGCGGAGATGCGGCGCGTGCTGAAGCCGGGCGGATTGCTGATCATCGCCGACAGTGCCCAGTTCGGCGACTATCCGGAGATGGACGGATTGCTGGAATACTTCCCGCACGGCTTCCATGAGCCCTACTATAAGGGGTACCTCTCCTGGGATGTCCGAAAAGCGTGCGAATCTGCCGAATTGCTGCCTGAACGGCAATCATTGGCATTTCTGACGAAAATCAGCAGTTTTCGCCGCGAATCCTAG
- the aroC gene encoding chorismate synthase: MSHNTFGHLFRVTTWGESHGPALGCVVDGCPPNLPLDAAFIQRFLDQRRPGTSRFVTQRQEPDQVKILSGVFEDDRTGGPVTTGTPISLMIENTDQRSKDYREIRDRYRPGHADFSYDAKYGVRDYRGGGRSSARETAARVAAGAVARRVLGDGITLRGAVVQIGPHAIDRSRWNWDITEDNPFWCPDADMVPVWEAFLDETRKAGSSAGAIVEVEATGVPAGWGAPVYGKLDSELAAALMSINAAKGVEIGEGFAAAALSGEQNADEMRSGNDGVRFLANHNGGIAGGISTGQPVVARIAIKPTSSILNPVRSVTRDSEEVDVRTIGRHDPCVGIRAVPVAEAMLACVLADAKLRHRGQTGR; this comes from the coding sequence ATGTCTCACAATACGTTCGGCCACCTCTTCCGCGTGACGACCTGGGGCGAAAGCCACGGGCCGGCCCTCGGATGCGTGGTCGATGGCTGCCCGCCCAACCTGCCGCTGGATGCGGCTTTCATCCAGCGCTTCCTGGATCAGCGGCGCCCCGGAACATCCCGGTTCGTCACACAGCGCCAGGAACCGGACCAGGTGAAGATCCTGTCCGGCGTATTCGAGGATGATCGCACCGGTGGCCCCGTCACGACGGGCACGCCGATCTCGCTGATGATCGAGAATACCGACCAGCGCTCGAAGGATTATCGCGAAATCCGGGACCGCTACCGGCCGGGTCATGCCGACTTCTCCTATGACGCCAAATATGGTGTGCGCGACTATCGCGGTGGCGGACGGTCCAGCGCACGGGAAACAGCCGCCCGCGTGGCAGCCGGCGCCGTGGCGCGCCGCGTGCTCGGCGATGGAATCACGCTGAGGGGCGCCGTTGTGCAGATCGGCCCGCACGCCATCGATCGGTCCCGCTGGAACTGGGACATCACCGAAGACAATCCCTTCTGGTGCCCGGACGCCGACATGGTGCCCGTCTGGGAGGCATTCCTGGATGAGACCCGCAAGGCCGGCAGTTCTGCTGGAGCCATTGTCGAGGTCGAAGCCACCGGTGTTCCGGCCGGCTGGGGCGCCCCGGTCTACGGAAAGCTGGATTCCGAACTCGCCGCCGCCCTGATGAGCATCAATGCCGCCAAGGGCGTCGAAATCGGCGAAGGCTTTGCCGCCGCCGCCCTGTCCGGCGAGCAGAATGCTGACGAAATGCGCAGCGGAAATGATGGCGTACGCTTCCTGGCCAACCACAATGGCGGCATTGCGGGCGGCATATCGACCGGCCAGCCCGTCGTCGCGCGAATCGCTATCAAGCCGACCTCGTCGATTCTGAATCCCGTCCGGTCGGTGACCCGTGACAGCGAAGAGGTAGACGTCCGCACCATCGGGCGGCATGATCCCTGTGTCGGCATTCGTGCCGTGCCGGTCGCCGAAGCCATGCTGGCCTGCGTATTGGCAGATGCGAAGTTGCGTCACAGGGGGCAAACGGGCAGATGA